Proteins encoded in a region of the Leishmania major strain Friedlin complete genome, chromosome 14 genome:
- a CDS encoding putative inositol 5'-phosphatase: MQANSPTARPAGSQGRHRCAIAVKNNVQYLFVVMPKPKPPPEVELEPLMFFDALPPTTPTAPDPRQTEDMYMPKRDSVEDAIAIPLEVNGSGQLQRSLAFPATDFASLAEVQQQGGPFTSFQEYPALFGCLTIDRVYVLVATAVTAAVPLPFAGVIYSVTGTAWVPFDIPGVAPVRVSPTDRVRLREFQEYAFCKGYYYSDDVNVMLPFPFTKPANCAPPDMSCDWSYHLREPFSACSLTAACSVLVRGFAGERVCTLKDGTELHLVLLGRQSNVNPGPRYLSRGLNTANGAGNDHYYEYILWKHHGPDTVTFTRHSFLRGTIPVHWTTQMTMSLSEPTMIFSSDKAEVLRGSATYFAHMFQELKHVMLLDTNGQAATNPQVRCINLLRLHPKSGEDVLARHFLDAVRASDVVIKQSFPGGSLDLVHVDWLNLVKEYGIDVATSTFWEASMEFLATASTAADSMMTVGMIHGNGEVVRLITQSRFVRLNCADSLDRTNLACFLTCLQLSVAMLITQRIPHGSFQDSPPVPRLDASEEVAQEGGYAAAFAPMSGAKQTVPKPFMNTWNEARDPQRIPPLMVRALAELFVNNGDCVAMLYTNSAAMHGNILRGVCGMRLQGHNAVIATQRKFENVFEDRKKLRGIEVLLGRNRGDHFPSISPAFLLRPVPYTQWACALVVLGVPDNVTTREVDAAVRRAWDTRVMPQLAVCQLPPIESRALVFTVTLSAASTTHERDDLAQSLQQSTLGGVPPEEALEDAKPENGTPPPRTERLAIIEFDPDLCIVVDVARLLRQQGYLPLGSNNCVLAPYAYPVQTASDSKTMSGAVKNVGTSLKRGLTSLMRGLN; the protein is encoded by the coding sequence ATGCAGGCTAACAGCCCCACTGCTCGTCCCGCGGGGTCGCAGGGCCGCCACCGGTGCGCCATTGCCGTGAAGAACAACGTGCAGTACCTTTTTGTAGTGATGCCGAAGCCAAAGCCCCCGCCCGAGGTTGAGCTGGAGCCGCTCATGTTCTTTGACGCCCTTCCTCCGACAACGCCGACCGCGCCCGATCCTCGACAGACCGAAGACATGTATATGCCGAAGCGGGACAGTGTGGAGGACGCCATCGCGATACCCCTCGAGGTGAACGGTAGTGGTCAGTTGCAGCGCTCACTAGCGTTCCCAGCGACGGATTTTGCCTCGCTGGCGGAGGTACAGCAGCAGGGCGGCCCTTTCACGTCGTTCCAGGAGTACCCGGCGCTGTTTGGGTGCCTCACGATTGACAGGGTGTACGTGCTTGTCGCCACAGCCGTCACGGCCGCGGTGCCGTTGCCCTTTGCGGGTGTCATCTATAGTGTGACGGGGACGGCGTGGGTGCCGTTCGACATACCTGGAGTGGCGCCGGTGCGTGTGAGCCCAACGGACCGGGTACGGCTGCGTGAGTTTCAGGAGTACGCTTTTTGCAAAGGCTACTACTACAGTGACGACGTGAACGTCATGCTGCCCTTTCCGTTCACGAAGCCGGCAAACTGTGCGCCACCGGACATGTCCTGCGACTGGTCCTACCACCTCCGCGAGCCATTCTCTGCCTGCTCGCTGACAGCGGCGTGCTCTGTATTGGTGCGCGGCTTCGCTGGAGAGCGCGTCTGCACGCTCAAGGACGGCACCGAGCTGCACCTGGTCCTGCTGGGAAGGCAAAGCAACGTCAACCCGGGTCCGCGGTACCTCAGCCGTGGCCTGAACACGGCAAACGGCGCCGGCAACGACCACTACTACGAGTACATTCTCTGGAAGCACCACGGCCCCGACACCGTCACCTTCACACGCCACTCATTCCTGCGCGGCACCATCCCGGTGCACTGGACGACGCAGATGACCATGTCGCTCTCCGAGCCGACGATGAtcttcagcagcgacaaggcCGAGGTCCTCCGTGGCAGCGCGACGTACTTTGCACACATGTTCCAGGAGCTGAAGCACGTGATGCTGCTGGATACAAACGGCCAAGCCGCGACAAATCCGCAAGTGCGATGTATAaacctcctgcgcctccaccccAAAAGCGGCGAAGATGTGCTGGCGCGGCACTTCCTCGATGCCGTCCGGGCATCAGACGTTGTCATCAAGCAATCGTTTCCCGGCGGCAGCCTCGACCTCGTCCACGTCGACTGGCTCAACCTCGTCAAGGAGTACGGCATCGATGTTGCCACCTCTACCTTCTGGGAGGCTTCAATGGAATTTCTCGCCACCGCGTCCACAGCAGCGGACTCGATGATGACGGTGGGTATGATTCACGGCAACGGCGAAGTTGTTCGCCTAATCACGCAGTCACGCTTCGTGCGTCTCAACTGCGCCGACTCGCTTGACCGAACAAACCTCGCCTGCTTCTTAACATGCCTGCAGCTCTCCGTCGCCATGCTTATCACCCAACGTATTCCGCACGGCAGTTTCCAAGACAGCCCGCCTGTGCCACGGCTGGACGCGTCTGAGGAGGTCGCCCAGGAGGGCGGATACGCGGCGGCTTTTGCGCCCATGTCGGGCGCAAAGCAGACGGTGCCGAAGCCGTTTATGAACACGTGGAACGAAGCCCGCGATCCACAGCGCATTCCGCCCCTCATGGTTCGCGCGCTAGCGGAGCTGTTCGTGAACAACGGCGACTGTGTTGCGATGCTGTACACGAACTCGGCCGCCATGCACGGCAACATTCTGCGTGGTGTCTGCGGCATGCGACTGCAAGGGCACAACGCTGTGATTGCAACACAGCGCAAGTTCGAGAACGTCTTCGAGGACCGGAAGAAGCTGCGCGGCatcgaggtgctgctggggcGCAACCGGGGCGATCACTTTCCCTCTATTAGCCCGGCGTTTCTTCTGCGCCCGGTGCCGTACACGCAGTGGGCGTGCGCCCTCGTTGTGCTCGGTGTTCCCGACAACGTCACCACGAGGGAGgtggacgcggcggtgcggcgcgcgtgGGACACCCGCGTCATGCCACAACTTGCCGTGTGCCAGCTGCCGCCCATCGAGAGCAGGGCGCTGGTGTTCACCGTGACGCTGTCTgcagcgtcgacgacgcATGAACGAGACGATCTGGCGCAGTCCCTGCAGCAATCCACCCTCGGCGGGGTGCCGCCGGAGGAGGCACTGGAGGACGCGAAGCCGGAAAACGGCACACCTCCCCCGCGAACGGAGCGGCTCGCCATCATCGAGTTCGACCCCGACCTCTGCATCGTTGTAGACGTGGCGCGcttgctgcggcagcagggtTACCTCCCGCTTGGCAGCAACAACTGCGTCCTTGCCCCGTACGCGTACCCGGTGCAGACGGCGAGCGACTCCAAAACTATGAGTGGCGCCGTTAAAAACGTTGGTACATCCCTCAAGCGCGGCCTCACCAGCTTAATGCGCGGCCTCAACTGA